One window of the Neosynechococcus sphagnicola sy1 genome contains the following:
- a CDS encoding acetyltransferase — MDVQSLIDPSNSEIVIQVQAGEEEQDPEPLQKKNLSFPSGEDLPRCWLDANYRAA, encoded by the coding sequence ATGGATGTTCAGTCATTGATCGACCCCAGCAACAGTGAAATTGTAATTCAAGTGCAAGCAGGTGAAGAAGAGCAAGATCCTGAACCACTGCAAAAGAAGAACTTGAGCTTTCCTTCTGGTGAAGACTTACCCCGTTGTTGGTTAGATGCAAATTACAGAGCTGCTTAA